One segment of Hydrogenothermus marinus DNA contains the following:
- the thiO gene encoding glycine oxidase ThiO, protein MHVVIIGGGVIGLSIARALIKLDIKVSLIEKNRVGRSASWVAGGMLAPQSEGLKEGSFLDFCLESRNLYKDFVEKLEKDTGIETGYWQCGILKLAFSEEEKKELQEDINRYKKLGLKAKWLDREELEKIYKNLGEEVLGGALYEDDAQVDNRKLVLALEEFVKRNADVYEFEKVKEIKTENGKFKAVVGENVYIEADKCVVSAGAWSMDFGVDVFPLKGEMVALDIEKEDIDRVLYSSRAYLIPRKNYHRLVVGATQEDVGFKDGNTLKGTMQLLTGARDTLKILEDKNIQELWFGYRPATKDELPILGEADIENLIYATGHHRNGILLAPITAKVISEYIYSGKESRYLKEFSPLRFK, encoded by the coding sequence ATGCATGTAGTAATAATTGGTGGTGGTGTAATAGGCTTATCAATAGCAAGAGCTTTAATAAAACTTGATATAAAAGTCTCTCTTATTGAAAAAAACAGGGTAGGAAGAAGTGCTTCTTGGGTAGCTGGTGGAATGCTTGCTCCTCAATCAGAAGGATTAAAAGAAGGGTCATTTTTAGATTTTTGCCTTGAAAGTAGAAATTTATATAAAGATTTTGTTGAAAAACTTGAAAAAGATACAGGAATAGAAACAGGATATTGGCAATGTGGAATATTGAAACTTGCTTTTTCAGAAGAAGAGAAGAAAGAATTACAAGAAGATATAAATAGATACAAAAAATTAGGATTGAAAGCAAAGTGGCTTGATAGAGAAGAACTTGAAAAGATATACAAAAATCTTGGAGAAGAAGTTTTAGGTGGCGCTTTATATGAAGATGATGCACAGGTAGATAATAGAAAATTAGTTTTAGCTCTTGAAGAATTTGTAAAAAGAAATGCAGATGTTTATGAATTTGAAAAAGTAAAAGAGATAAAAACAGAGAATGGAAAGTTTAAAGCAGTAGTTGGAGAAAATGTTTATATAGAGGCAGATAAATGTGTAGTATCAGCAGGGGCTTGGAGTATGGATTTTGGAGTTGATGTTTTTCCATTAAAAGGAGAAATGGTAGCTTTAGATATAGAAAAAGAGGATATAGATAGAGTTTTATATAGTAGTAGAGCTTATCTAATACCAAGAAAAAATTACCATAGATTAGTAGTAGGTGCTACTCAAGAAGATGTTGGGTTTAAAGATGGAAATACATTAAAAGGAACTATGCAACTTTTAACAGGTGCAAGAGATACATTAAAAATTCTTGAAGATAAAAATATTCAAGAACTTTGGTTTGGATATAGGCCTGCTACAAAAGATGAACTTCCAATTCTTGGAGAGGCAGATATTGAAAATCTTATATATGCTACAGGCCATCACAGAAATGGTATTTTACTTGCACCAATAACTGCAAAAGTTATTTCTGAATATATTTATTCAGGAAAAGAAAGCAGGTATCTAAAAGAGTTTTCACCTCTTAGATTTAAATAA